Proteins encoded in a region of the Sphingomonas sp. HMP9 genome:
- the pdxA gene encoding 4-hydroxythreonine-4-phosphate dehydrogenase PdxA: MPWSNIGDRSMTRIPPLAVSMGDPAGIGPEIIAKAWDAREAHRLPPFVAVGDARAIERVWSGPIARIADLGAAAAVFGDALPVLTVGDAGAIVPGEPDADGARCALHSLELAVGLVRTGAARALVTGPVSKSQLYAIGFSHPGQTEFVAERYGVAGDNAVMMLAGPSLKVVPITTHVPLKDVSALLTVDLIVAKARATARGLLKNFGIQNPRLAFAGFNPHAGEQGALGREEIEIIAPAIAILREESIDASGPFAADTMFHPRARATYDVVMCCYHDQALVPLKTIHFDEGVNMTLGLPIVRTSPDHGTAFAIAGKNLAEPGAMIAAIAMAGEAADRRAQTAAQS; this comes from the coding sequence ATGCCGTGGTCGAATATCGGTGATCGCAGCATGACGCGCATCCCGCCGCTCGCGGTGTCGATGGGCGATCCTGCCGGGATCGGGCCCGAGATCATTGCGAAGGCATGGGATGCGCGCGAGGCGCATCGCCTGCCGCCATTCGTCGCGGTGGGCGATGCGCGGGCGATCGAGCGGGTGTGGAGCGGGCCGATCGCGCGGATCGCCGATCTAGGCGCGGCGGCGGCAGTGTTTGGCGATGCGTTGCCGGTGCTGACCGTTGGTGACGCCGGCGCGATCGTACCGGGTGAGCCCGATGCGGACGGTGCCCGCTGTGCGCTGCATTCGCTCGAGCTTGCCGTCGGTCTCGTTCGCACTGGCGCCGCGCGCGCGCTCGTGACGGGGCCGGTGTCCAAGTCACAGCTCTATGCGATCGGGTTCAGCCATCCGGGGCAGACCGAGTTCGTTGCCGAACGCTACGGCGTGGCGGGCGACAATGCGGTGATGATGCTCGCCGGACCGTCGCTGAAGGTCGTGCCGATCACGACGCACGTGCCGTTGAAGGACGTTTCCGCGCTGCTGACGGTCGACCTGATCGTCGCCAAGGCGCGCGCGACGGCGCGCGGGTTGTTGAAGAATTTCGGGATCCAGAACCCGCGGCTCGCTTTTGCCGGGTTCAATCCGCATGCCGGCGAACAGGGTGCGCTTGGGCGTGAGGAGATCGAGATCATCGCGCCGGCAATCGCCATTCTTCGCGAGGAAAGCATCGATGCGTCCGGGCCGTTTGCTGCCGATACGATGTTCCATCCGCGGGCGCGCGCCACGTATGATGTCGTGATGTGCTGTTATCACGATCAGGCATTGGTACCTTTGAAAACGATCCATTTCGACGAGGGCGTGAACATGACGCTGGGCCTGCCGATCGTGCGCACGTCGCCCGATCATGGCACCGCGTTCGCGATCGCTGGCAAGAATCTCGCAGAGCCGGGCGCGATGATCGCGGCGATCGCGATGGCGGGCGAAGCGGCGGACCGGCGCGCTCAGACCGCTGCCCAATCGTGA